One Nocardioides aromaticivorans genomic window carries:
- a CDS encoding ferredoxin, with protein MTMFTVTVDAERCQGHARCLAFAPEVFDFDDEGYAFVPEENQRFAELPENVRKAISSCPERAILVAEEPAP; from the coding sequence ATGACCATGTTCACCGTGACCGTCGACGCTGAGCGTTGCCAGGGCCACGCCCGCTGCCTCGCCTTCGCGCCCGAGGTGTTCGACTTCGACGACGAGGGCTACGCCTTCGTGCCGGAGGAGAACCAACGATTCGCTGAGCTTCCCGAGAACGTGCGAAAGGCGATCTCGAGCTGCCCCGAGCGCGCCATCCTCGTGGCTGAGGAACCGGCACCGTGA
- a CDS encoding NAD(P)/FAD-dependent oxidoreductase yields MTERAAVVAVGASVATAALVSQLRESGHQGRIVVIDRDPDMPYDRPPLSKEFLATDGERPEAPWWTDSCELVHGRVEGFETTTHTLSVRMPGGELREIAGDHVVIATGSTPVRIPGQPEGVLELRSASDARELRVHARPGQRVVILGAGTVGTELASSLSAAGADVCLIDLAERPLDRFFAGHLGVDAASWIQDAAVDLRLGTRVAGIERSGDRWLVATDRGIVAGDAVVCAVGTRPAVGWLANSDVALDNGVLCDADGQVLDTAGNPVPGVHAIGDVANWPSYDGTRRRREDWTSAQRQGRHVALALVGQQSDDLSAERDYFWTTQFGRRIQVLGTPIRDGVLVQQVADPDRNAAFYTVERNGETVAWISINRPREFALAMRQSVVGAS; encoded by the coding sequence GTGACCGAGCGCGCCGCGGTCGTGGCCGTCGGCGCGTCGGTGGCGACCGCCGCCCTGGTGTCGCAGCTCCGCGAGAGCGGGCACCAGGGGCGGATCGTGGTCATCGACCGCGATCCCGACATGCCCTACGACCGTCCGCCGCTGTCCAAGGAGTTCCTCGCGACGGACGGCGAGCGCCCCGAGGCTCCGTGGTGGACTGACTCCTGCGAGCTCGTCCACGGTCGGGTCGAGGGGTTTGAGACCACGACCCACACCCTCAGCGTCCGGATGCCGGGTGGCGAGCTTCGAGAGATCGCGGGGGATCACGTGGTCATCGCCACGGGTTCGACGCCGGTCAGGATCCCCGGCCAGCCCGAGGGCGTCCTCGAGCTGCGGTCGGCGTCCGATGCCCGCGAACTGCGTGTCCATGCGCGCCCGGGGCAGCGCGTCGTCATCCTCGGGGCCGGGACCGTCGGAACCGAGCTGGCGTCCAGCCTGTCCGCAGCTGGCGCCGATGTCTGCCTCATCGACCTCGCCGAACGCCCGCTCGACCGCTTCTTCGCCGGTCACCTCGGCGTCGATGCGGCCAGCTGGATCCAGGACGCGGCGGTCGACCTGCGACTAGGGACGCGGGTCGCGGGAATCGAGCGGTCCGGTGACCGGTGGCTCGTCGCGACCGACCGCGGCATCGTGGCCGGCGACGCGGTGGTCTGCGCGGTGGGGACGCGCCCCGCTGTCGGCTGGTTGGCCAACTCCGACGTCGCACTCGACAACGGTGTCCTCTGCGATGCCGACGGCCAGGTGCTCGACACCGCGGGGAATCCTGTTCCCGGAGTCCACGCCATCGGCGACGTCGCCAACTGGCCGTCGTACGACGGCACGCGACGCCGCCGGGAGGACTGGACGTCCGCGCAACGACAGGGCCGCCACGTGGCACTCGCTCTCGTTGGTCAGCAGAGTGATGACCTCTCAGCAGAGCGGGACTACTTCTGGACGACGCAGTTCGGGCGACGGATCCAGGTCCTCGGCACGCCGATCCGTGACGGGGTGCTCGTCCAACAGGTCGCAGATCCCGACCGGAACGCAGCGTTCTACACCGTCGAGCGCAACGGCGAGACCGTCGCCTGGATCTCCATCAACCGGCCGCGCGAGTTCGCGCTCGCGATGCGCCAATCAGTCGTCGGCGCTTCCTGA
- a CDS encoding alcohol dehydrogenase catalytic domain-containing protein, whose amino-acid sequence MRTRVAAALMTAPNQTLVLRDLFLDSPLRTEVLVRTDYVALCRSDALYVTGSLQIPAPAVLGHEVSGVVERVGSAVRRLSPGDRVVATVSPACGQCAFCLRGRPTQCANLDLSRDRRRPKLVSNLGEPVGTLAGIGAFASAFLVDESALATVPDDVPMDVACLLGCCISAGAGSVLHGTTISPADTVVVIGCGGVGAAAIQAARLKGARRIVAVDLEAEKLDLARRFGATDVVRASTDPFATERALGLLEPSGYSHAIEAVGRPQTAELAFRVLGPCGTATILGLMPDGEQLVIPAAALVYGDRRLQGAYLGANRFLSDVDLYCSQYRLGRLDLRAMVTTVLPFSRINEAFEAMEEPRSVRVLVDVSGAGR is encoded by the coding sequence GTGCGCACACGCGTCGCCGCCGCCCTGATGACGGCGCCGAACCAGACACTGGTGCTGCGGGACCTGTTCCTGGACTCCCCACTTCGCACCGAGGTGCTCGTTCGCACCGACTACGTGGCCCTGTGCCGCAGCGATGCGCTGTACGTCACCGGCTCCCTCCAGATCCCGGCTCCGGCTGTTCTCGGACACGAGGTGTCGGGGGTGGTCGAACGCGTCGGTAGCGCCGTACGACGGCTCTCGCCCGGCGACCGTGTGGTGGCGACCGTGAGCCCGGCCTGCGGACAGTGCGCCTTCTGTCTCCGCGGTCGGCCGACCCAGTGCGCGAACCTCGACCTGTCGCGAGACCGGCGCCGGCCGAAGCTCGTGTCGAACCTCGGCGAGCCCGTCGGCACGCTCGCCGGGATCGGCGCCTTCGCGAGCGCGTTCCTTGTGGACGAGTCTGCGCTCGCAACCGTTCCTGACGACGTTCCCATGGACGTCGCCTGCCTGCTGGGGTGCTGCATCAGCGCCGGCGCGGGATCGGTGCTGCACGGGACCACGATCTCTCCCGCTGACACCGTCGTCGTGATCGGCTGTGGCGGAGTGGGTGCGGCTGCCATCCAGGCTGCGCGGCTCAAGGGAGCGCGGCGAATCGTCGCGGTCGACCTCGAGGCCGAGAAGCTGGACCTCGCTCGCCGCTTCGGGGCGACCGATGTCGTGCGGGCCTCGACCGACCCCTTCGCGACAGAACGGGCGCTCGGGCTCCTTGAGCCGAGCGGCTACTCCCACGCCATCGAGGCGGTCGGGAGACCACAAACGGCAGAACTGGCTTTTCGGGTCCTCGGTCCCTGCGGAACGGCGACCATCCTCGGCCTCATGCCGGACGGCGAGCAGCTCGTCATCCCCGCCGCCGCCTTGGTGTACGGCGATCGTCGGCTCCAGGGCGCCTACCTGGGCGCCAACCGGTTCCTGAGCGATGTCGACCTGTACTGCAGCCAGTACCGTCTCGGGCGGCTGGACCTCAGGGCGATGGTCACGACCGTCCTTCCCTTCAGCCGGATCAACGAAGCGTTCGAGGCCATGGAGGAGCCGCGCAGCGTCCGTGTGCTGGTGGATGTCTCCGGCGCGGGTCGATGA
- a CDS encoding FAD-dependent oxidoreductase, protein MTFVITQGCCDDASCIAVCPVQCIRPRPGDPDFTTAEQLYIDPATCIDCGACMDECPVSAIYSEWDLPEEFSDFLQINADYFATNPIEESSPADPVRRTLPADRPELSVAIVGTGPAGCYAAAELSDIKGVTVSLFDRLPTPFGLVRAGVAPDHANTKQITKRFNGLFSRPNVNAFLNVEVGQDVTIDELLQHHHAVIWSAGASDDRKLGIEGESLAGSVSAREFVAWYNGHPDFADQEYDLSGKRVVVIGNGNVALDVARVLAQPVEALAKTEAADHAIDALRESSVEEVVVTARRGPEFAAYTTGEMIGLHHVDGVRVAVVEDEVASAVRDVPRVAKVLGPALEAAGAGEERSVTFRFGLTPSKINGNGAVQSVTFQHADGSLEEIEAGLVVRAIGYRGQEVEGLPFDEQAGVIPNVAGSVCDPETGESVAGIYCSGWIKRGATGIIGTNKADSAETVDSLLRDFGAGRLPTPEYDVAHLATLVLDRCPDLVDAEGWQRIDQAERKAGRRARRPRAKLVTVDELLAASRAG, encoded by the coding sequence ATGACCTTCGTCATCACGCAGGGATGCTGCGACGACGCCTCCTGCATCGCCGTGTGTCCCGTCCAGTGCATCCGGCCGCGGCCGGGCGACCCCGACTTCACCACGGCCGAGCAGCTCTACATCGACCCGGCCACCTGCATCGACTGCGGGGCGTGCATGGACGAGTGCCCGGTCAGCGCGATATATTCGGAGTGGGACCTTCCGGAGGAGTTCAGCGACTTCCTCCAGATCAATGCGGACTACTTCGCCACCAACCCCATCGAGGAGTCGTCCCCGGCCGACCCTGTACGACGGACGCTTCCGGCCGATCGCCCCGAGCTGTCCGTCGCCATCGTCGGCACCGGCCCGGCAGGGTGCTACGCGGCGGCAGAGCTCAGCGACATCAAGGGCGTCACGGTCTCGCTGTTCGACCGCCTCCCCACACCGTTCGGCCTCGTGCGTGCCGGCGTCGCTCCTGATCACGCGAACACCAAGCAGATCACGAAGCGGTTCAACGGGCTGTTCTCCCGGCCGAACGTCAACGCCTTCTTGAATGTCGAGGTCGGTCAGGACGTCACCATCGACGAGCTGCTTCAGCACCACCACGCCGTCATCTGGTCAGCGGGCGCTTCCGACGACCGCAAGCTCGGCATCGAGGGCGAGAGCCTCGCCGGATCGGTGTCGGCGCGCGAGTTCGTCGCCTGGTACAACGGCCACCCGGACTTCGCCGACCAGGAGTACGACCTCAGCGGGAAGCGGGTCGTCGTGATCGGCAACGGCAACGTGGCCCTCGACGTGGCCCGAGTCCTTGCGCAACCGGTCGAGGCTCTGGCAAAGACAGAGGCGGCGGACCACGCCATCGACGCGCTGCGAGAGAGCTCTGTCGAGGAGGTCGTGGTCACGGCCAGGCGCGGGCCGGAGTTCGCGGCGTACACGACCGGCGAGATGATCGGGCTCCACCATGTCGATGGGGTTCGCGTCGCGGTCGTCGAGGACGAGGTCGCCAGCGCCGTCCGCGATGTCCCGCGCGTCGCGAAGGTACTCGGACCGGCGCTCGAGGCCGCTGGGGCGGGCGAAGAACGCAGCGTCACCTTCCGGTTCGGCCTCACTCCCTCGAAGATCAACGGCAATGGTGCCGTTCAGTCCGTCACCTTCCAGCACGCCGACGGCTCGCTGGAGGAGATCGAAGCCGGTCTCGTCGTCCGTGCGATCGGCTACCGGGGACAAGAGGTCGAAGGCCTTCCGTTCGACGAGCAGGCAGGCGTGATCCCGAACGTCGCCGGCAGCGTGTGTGATCCCGAGACCGGTGAGTCGGTCGCCGGCATCTACTGCTCGGGTTGGATCAAGCGCGGTGCCACCGGCATCATCGGCACGAACAAGGCCGACTCCGCCGAGACCGTGGACTCGCTCCTCCGTGACTTCGGCGCCGGCCGGCTGCCCACCCCGGAGTACGACGTGGCGCACCTTGCGACCCTCGTCCTTGACCGGTGCCCGGACCTCGTCGATGCCGAAGGCTGGCAGCGCATCGACCAGGCCGAGCGCAAGGCGGGCCGCCGCGCCCGCCGACCCCGCGCCAAGCTCGTCACCGTCGACGAGCTGCTCGCTGCGTCCCGGGCCGGCTGA
- a CDS encoding glutamine synthetase family protein → MSQNLPETPTAEDLQRFVEENGIKTFKVGAVDIDGLWRGKRIAAPYFLESVATKGTNICNILFGWDMQDVSVADLTYTGWHTGYPDITLLPDLSTLRVVPWEPGTASVICDIYSMDGTPLELSPRQVLRRVLAQAEQAGYAAKCGYELEFYLLKGTPDELASKGYRDLETFTRGNHTYSVYRDTASEHILGEIREQLAAYGIYIEASNSEHGPGQFEVNMRYCDALHAADGAMLLKSSVRELAARHGYTASFIAKLSSEWAGSSGHCHQSLVGLDGARAFANSEDEANLSAVGESFMAGVVELAKEMTAFYLPTINSYKRTEGATWAGSSATWGFDNRTVALRAIPGSGPSARIENRIAGADANPYLVIAASIAAGLHGVEKGLTPPAPIAGNGYEQAAKDTILPQTLEDAVRVLETSNTVRTLLGDTFVDHFVATRRWEIQQFRAAVTEWEVARYLEHI, encoded by the coding sequence GTGTCCCAGAACCTTCCGGAAACGCCCACCGCCGAGGACCTCCAGAGGTTCGTCGAGGAGAACGGCATCAAGACCTTCAAGGTCGGAGCCGTCGACATCGACGGACTCTGGCGAGGCAAGCGGATCGCGGCGCCGTACTTCCTGGAGAGCGTCGCCACCAAGGGGACCAACATCTGCAACATCCTCTTCGGATGGGACATGCAGGACGTCTCGGTCGCCGACCTGACCTACACCGGTTGGCACACGGGGTACCCCGACATCACGCTGCTGCCCGACCTGTCGACCCTGCGCGTCGTCCCCTGGGAGCCGGGCACTGCGTCGGTCATCTGCGACATCTACTCGATGGACGGCACGCCGCTGGAGCTCTCGCCCCGCCAGGTCCTGCGTCGGGTCCTCGCGCAGGCCGAGCAGGCCGGCTACGCCGCGAAGTGCGGTTACGAGCTGGAGTTCTACCTGCTCAAGGGCACGCCGGACGAGCTCGCGTCGAAGGGCTACCGCGACCTCGAGACCTTCACGCGCGGCAACCACACCTACAGCGTCTACCGCGACACCGCGTCGGAGCACATCCTCGGCGAGATCCGGGAGCAGCTCGCGGCGTACGGCATCTACATCGAGGCCAGCAACAGCGAGCACGGCCCCGGCCAGTTCGAGGTCAACATGCGCTACTGCGACGCGCTGCACGCCGCGGACGGTGCCATGCTGCTGAAGAGCTCCGTCCGCGAGCTCGCTGCCCGGCACGGCTACACCGCATCGTTCATCGCGAAGCTGTCCTCCGAGTGGGCTGGCTCGTCGGGCCACTGCCACCAGAGCCTCGTCGGCCTGGACGGTGCGCGCGCGTTCGCCAACTCGGAGGACGAGGCGAACCTCAGCGCCGTGGGCGAGTCGTTCATGGCTGGTGTGGTGGAGCTCGCCAAGGAGATGACGGCCTTCTACCTCCCGACGATCAACTCCTACAAGCGGACCGAAGGCGCCACGTGGGCCGGTTCGAGCGCGACGTGGGGCTTCGACAACCGAACGGTCGCGCTGCGGGCCATCCCGGGCTCGGGGCCGTCCGCGCGGATCGAGAACCGGATCGCCGGCGCCGATGCCAACCCGTACCTGGTGATCGCGGCCAGCATCGCGGCGGGTCTGCACGGTGTCGAGAAGGGGCTGACCCCGCCGGCGCCGATCGCCGGCAACGGCTACGAGCAGGCGGCCAAGGACACCATCCTGCCGCAGACCCTCGAGGACGCCGTGCGGGTGCTGGAGACCAGCAACACGGTCCGTACCCTCCTGGGCGACACCTTCGTGGACCACTTCGTGGCCACTCGGCGCTGGGAGATTCAGCAGTTCCGAGCCGCTGTCACGGAGTGGGAGGTTGCGCGCTACCTCGAGCACATCTGA
- a CDS encoding helix-turn-helix domain-containing protein, with protein MGTSSTPREADVEALRLALAASERRAATLAELTALMSEGRDALALAQRAVELTARATKAAGAFVYLWDKDDERLVLRVATDGWQRRHLDTIRLRLGEGVTGWSALMRQPVLVPKDPSQDPRFKAFPELRESTFKSMVAVPIVAPGEEVLGVFSLYAPTEDAFSANDVSLATEVGSLLASGLVQAETLTKLQVQSTAARFLHDLPDQAWSSLTDCLRVMAQHCAADLEADLCSLEVTTDRTHGQGSVHVLAAADAFGAVHGDIVRDGEQDKATLAQQVAPLNLSRLRIPLGVAAPIGAVTVFRPRRFSPEDEVLLEAIGAQIAAGALSLIGAEALRPARDRLLSAADAEATENLLLGLGWKRRATTPVVLRSTAAAGTGPVEVDRFRSTLVEALAEPGRRVELLGDAGHFLVLAETPDAQARSVLVERLAELGRRPGVRIAVGVGSVAGALREVHRSLRQATLASQWAVMAGSEAGVVRFEDVVHLRMLPSAALDMSDSLRSVLGMLGAVVTYDLENGTDLAQTLEAFFANSGSVARASEALFIHRNTLRQRIQRIEELIGQSPEAFDDWISAGLAARLVRMSRAELAAGGPARGSARCPNGVATIGKACCGSAAACVMIPKRG; from the coding sequence GTGGGAACGAGCAGCACGCCGCGAGAGGCAGATGTCGAGGCCCTGCGCCTGGCGCTTGCCGCCTCCGAGCGGCGCGCTGCGACGCTCGCCGAGCTCACCGCCCTGATGAGCGAGGGGCGCGATGCGCTGGCACTCGCCCAGCGTGCGGTGGAGCTGACGGCACGTGCCACCAAGGCGGCTGGCGCCTTCGTCTACCTGTGGGACAAGGACGACGAGCGCCTGGTGCTCCGGGTGGCGACGGACGGCTGGCAGCGACGGCATCTCGACACCATCCGGTTGCGGCTGGGTGAAGGTGTCACCGGATGGTCGGCGCTGATGCGGCAACCCGTGCTCGTTCCCAAGGACCCGTCGCAGGATCCGCGCTTCAAGGCGTTCCCGGAGCTCAGGGAATCGACGTTCAAGTCGATGGTGGCCGTGCCGATCGTGGCGCCGGGCGAGGAGGTGCTGGGGGTCTTCTCGCTCTACGCGCCGACGGAGGACGCCTTCAGCGCCAACGACGTGAGCCTTGCGACCGAGGTGGGTTCGCTCCTCGCCAGCGGTCTGGTCCAAGCCGAGACCCTGACCAAGCTCCAGGTGCAGTCGACCGCGGCCCGCTTCCTGCACGACCTGCCCGACCAGGCCTGGAGCTCCCTGACGGACTGCCTCCGCGTCATGGCCCAGCACTGCGCGGCGGATCTCGAAGCGGATCTCTGCTCTCTCGAGGTCACGACGGACCGCACCCATGGCCAGGGCTCCGTGCACGTCCTCGCGGCCGCTGATGCCTTTGGCGCAGTGCATGGTGACATCGTCCGTGACGGGGAACAGGACAAGGCGACCTTGGCCCAGCAGGTGGCGCCGCTCAACCTGTCGCGCCTGCGCATCCCCTTGGGGGTGGCGGCACCCATCGGCGCGGTCACGGTCTTCAGGCCTCGTCGCTTCTCTCCCGAGGACGAGGTCCTGCTCGAGGCCATCGGAGCGCAGATCGCCGCAGGTGCCTTGTCATTGATCGGTGCCGAGGCGCTGCGGCCCGCTCGCGATCGCCTCCTGTCAGCGGCAGACGCGGAGGCGACGGAGAACCTGCTGCTCGGCCTGGGCTGGAAACGCCGGGCCACCACGCCTGTCGTGCTCCGGAGCACCGCAGCCGCCGGCACTGGCCCGGTCGAGGTGGACCGATTCCGGTCCACGCTGGTCGAGGCCCTGGCAGAGCCGGGGCGACGCGTCGAGCTGCTCGGCGACGCCGGGCACTTCCTGGTCCTTGCCGAGACGCCCGACGCGCAGGCGCGGTCTGTCCTCGTCGAGAGGCTGGCCGAGCTCGGCCGGCGGCCAGGCGTCCGGATCGCCGTTGGCGTAGGATCAGTGGCTGGCGCTCTTCGTGAGGTCCACCGCTCACTGAGGCAGGCGACTCTCGCCTCGCAGTGGGCGGTCATGGCCGGCTCGGAGGCGGGAGTCGTCCGGTTCGAGGATGTCGTCCATCTCCGCATGCTGCCGTCGGCAGCCCTCGACATGTCGGACTCGCTGCGTTCCGTGCTCGGGATGCTGGGCGCTGTGGTGACCTACGACCTCGAGAACGGGACGGACCTGGCGCAGACTCTGGAGGCGTTCTTCGCCAACAGCGGTTCGGTCGCCCGGGCGTCCGAGGCCCTCTTCATCCACCGCAACACCCTGCGGCAGCGGATCCAGAGGATCGAGGAGTTGATCGGTCAGTCGCCTGAAGCCTTCGATGACTGGATCTCAGCGGGGCTCGCGGCACGTCTCGTGCGCATGAGCAGGGCCGAGCTCGCCGCTGGCGGTCCCGCGCGGGGGTCGGCCCGGTGCCCGAACGGTGTCGCCACCATCGGCAAGGCGTGCTGCGGCTCGGCAGCAGCCTGCGTCATGATCCCGAAACGGGGTTGA
- a CDS encoding winged helix-turn-helix transcriptional regulator, producing the protein MTLDELSAELLSGDDAVPPAEYCPVSIGAKLLGDRWTLLIIRELIAGARGFNQIHRGLPGLNRSVMSERLRHLERAGLIVRTDAEGSARPEYNLTEAGEALTPVIIAIGEWTIDWQFPAPREEFVDVPLLLWRMYQGLDPEALPGRQVSIEFRFPDTDPSRGWIHMDKKSSGACVGAPDREVDVVVCARPKVLYEAWYGFRNFRTAIDDGLIEIAGARYAESEFPNWFKRSYFAPSIEGSSRRLG; encoded by the coding sequence ATGACGCTGGACGAGTTGAGCGCGGAGTTGCTGTCTGGGGATGACGCGGTTCCGCCTGCCGAGTACTGCCCGGTGTCCATCGGTGCAAAGCTCCTGGGCGATCGCTGGACGCTGCTGATCATCCGGGAGCTGATCGCCGGCGCTCGCGGGTTCAACCAGATCCACCGGGGCCTTCCGGGCCTCAACCGCAGTGTGATGTCCGAACGGCTGCGCCACCTGGAGCGGGCCGGGCTGATCGTGCGGACCGACGCAGAAGGCTCGGCGCGGCCCGAGTACAACCTCACCGAGGCTGGTGAGGCGCTCACTCCCGTCATCATCGCCATCGGTGAGTGGACGATCGACTGGCAGTTCCCTGCGCCGCGGGAGGAGTTCGTCGACGTACCGCTCCTGCTGTGGCGTATGTATCAGGGCCTCGATCCTGAAGCGCTGCCGGGTCGTCAGGTCAGCATCGAGTTCCGTTTCCCTGACACCGACCCCTCCCGCGGCTGGATCCACATGGACAAGAAGTCGTCCGGCGCCTGTGTCGGGGCCCCCGACCGCGAGGTCGACGTCGTCGTCTGTGCTCGACCGAAGGTCCTCTACGAGGCCTGGTACGGCTTCAGGAACTTTCGTACGGCGATCGACGACGGCTTGATCGAGATTGCCGGCGCGCGCTACGCCGAGAGCGAGTTCCCGAACTGGTTCAAGCGCAGCTACTTCGCTCCGAGCATCGAGGGCAGTAGCCGCCGGCTGGGCTGA
- a CDS encoding MFS transporter: MTQASTSPNSMRRIAAAGLLGTTVEFYDFFIFGTAAALVFGSQFFPALGDNAATLASLATYAVAFVARPFGSILFGHFGDRIGRKATLVSTLLLMGAATVAIGLLPTAASIGAAAPILLITCRILQGLAVGGEWAGAVLLTGEHAPPKQRGFYALFPQLGPALGLALAMGTFLAAHLMMSPEAFLDWGWRLPFLASLVLVVIGLVVRLQIEETPSFKAMTQTKTVAKNPLFDVVKMQPLQLILGAGSLSMVFALFHTGATFLTSYGGATLLLSRTTVLTGGIIGAIVFAVFIAGSAVYSDRLGRRRVTISACVIAIPWSLVLFTVLGSGGAFAYIVGVSVTLAIAGIGYGPVGAQLPELFKTRYRYTGAGIAYSLAGVLGGAIPPVVAEAAIPHWGTGFVGYYLAGYAVLSLLCLLAMKETREVAMDDSTEAAGDAVTVGI, from the coding sequence ATGACCCAGGCATCAACGTCTCCCAACTCGATGCGGCGCATCGCCGCAGCCGGTCTACTCGGGACCACCGTCGAGTTCTACGACTTCTTCATCTTCGGAACCGCAGCTGCGCTCGTCTTCGGCTCGCAGTTCTTCCCCGCACTCGGTGACAACGCCGCTACCCTGGCTTCCCTTGCGACCTACGCCGTCGCTTTCGTCGCCCGGCCCTTCGGATCGATCCTGTTCGGTCACTTCGGAGACAGGATCGGTCGCAAGGCGACCCTCGTCTCCACCCTGCTCCTGATGGGTGCTGCGACGGTGGCGATCGGTCTTCTCCCGACGGCCGCGAGCATCGGTGCCGCGGCCCCCATCCTGCTCATCACCTGCCGGATCCTGCAGGGCCTCGCCGTGGGCGGCGAGTGGGCGGGGGCTGTGCTGCTGACGGGAGAGCACGCGCCCCCCAAGCAGCGTGGCTTCTACGCGCTGTTCCCGCAGCTCGGCCCGGCCCTGGGACTCGCGCTCGCGATGGGCACCTTCCTTGCTGCCCACCTGATGATGAGCCCGGAGGCGTTCCTCGACTGGGGATGGCGTCTGCCGTTCCTCGCGAGCCTGGTGCTCGTCGTGATCGGTCTCGTCGTGCGTCTGCAGATCGAGGAGACGCCGAGCTTCAAGGCCATGACGCAGACCAAGACGGTCGCGAAGAACCCGCTGTTCGACGTCGTCAAGATGCAGCCCCTCCAGCTCATCCTCGGCGCTGGTTCGCTGTCCATGGTCTTCGCGCTGTTCCACACCGGCGCCACCTTCCTGACCAGCTACGGCGGCGCCACCCTGCTGCTGTCGCGGACGACGGTGCTGACGGGCGGCATCATCGGCGCCATCGTCTTCGCCGTGTTCATCGCCGGCTCTGCCGTGTACTCGGACCGGCTGGGACGTCGTCGGGTGACGATCAGCGCCTGCGTCATCGCCATTCCCTGGTCCCTCGTGCTGTTCACGGTCCTGGGTAGCGGTGGTGCCTTCGCCTACATCGTCGGCGTCTCGGTCACCCTCGCCATCGCCGGGATCGGCTACGGCCCGGTGGGAGCCCAGCTGCCGGAGCTCTTCAAGACCCGCTACCGGTACACGGGCGCCGGCATCGCCTACAGCCTGGCCGGTGTGCTCGGCGGTGCCATCCCGCCCGTGGTGGCCGAGGCCGCTATCCCGCACTGGGGCACGGGCTTCGTCGGCTACTACCTGGCCGGCTACGCCGTCCTCAGCCTCCTGTGCCTCCTGGCGATGAAGGAGACCCGCGAGGTGGCGATGGACGACTCGACAGAAGCGGCGGGCGACGCCGTCACGGTCGGGATCTGA